AGAAGCAAAGCACTccgcacacagtaggtgctcaataaatgttggctattattgttgctattacttaaagattttatttatttattagagagagagggagagcaagcatgaatgggggaagggcagagagagagggagaagcagactccccactgggcaggagcCCAGCatggattcaatcccaggaccccgagatcaggacctgagccaaaggcagacgcttttaAGCCTTCAATGAACAGGGACTGATGTGATGAGCCCACTTGATTCCCAGCCCTGGGAGCTCCAGGCATGCACCCAGGGCCAGGGGGGACCAGAGGTCTAGCCCAGGCTCTGTCACCTGCGGCTGGGGGACCCTGGGCAAACACCTCTTCACTCTGGTCCCACTTTCCTTGTCTATTAAATGGAGATCATCAGGGCCGTGCAGCTCCTGGCTGGGCTGCTCTGAGGACCAGTAACCATGTAAGTTGTAACAATGATACCACAGTCCAAGTGATTTATGAGATATGCTTGTCAGTAGGCATGTGTGAGGCTTGTTCTGTCTGCTCTCATTTTAGTTGTTGAATTAACTTTAGGGGTAGAGTACTGTTACCGTCCTGAGTTTACAGACGGTAATACTGATGTTCGGAGGCGTTAAGCAAcgtgttcaaggtcacacagctggttgaTGGTGGCTCTGGGATCCAAGCTGATGTCTGCCACCCTTCCAAATCCTAAAGTGGTCAAAACCCCCATTGGACCTCTCCACACTCCTAGCCCCATTCCTCTACAGCCCCGCGGCTGTCACTGGGCtcatgagaaaaacagagaggttGAGCGGCCTGTGCATTGTCACACAGCATGTGAGGGCAGCAAGTGCCAGAGCTCCCTTCCTCAGCCTCTAACTCCCAACCCGAGGCCCCAGGCACTCACAGCACTGGATGTCCCCGTGGGAAAAGTTGTAGTCATAATGGTCTGTGTGGACACGGCATCGGTGCTGCCTCAGGTGAGCATAGCAGCAGTCATGCTTCTGACAGCACCTggagggagaagacaggaggagggacaggcagggggCACAGCTGCCCAAGGGTGGAAAGCGAGTGCCCACCTCGGAGGAGTCAAAGGCCGGCTCGGTTCTAGTCTTCTTTACGGTCACGCCAGCGAACACCTACTGAACGCTTGCTATGAACCAGTCAGGTGTTTTGTCTGTGAATATTCTCTTACCCTTCACCACCACCATGTGACCGGGGCGCTAATGTAATCCCCATTTCgtggatgaagaaacagactcagggAGGTCAAGCCACATGTCTGGGGTCACACAACCTGGCAGTGGGGGATGAGGGAAGTGACTCCAGGTCACTCTGGATGGCTCTCCCCCGTCCTGGCCGACTCCCAGGGGTGtggtgaggattgaatgagacaGTGGCAAAAGAGGTAGGGATTTAAACACAATAGCGTGCGATGGCAGCACAGAGTGTGTGTGGGTATTTGAACTAGATCAGGGGTTGGAAGTGCAAGGGGGCCTTCGGAGACTCTAGAAGGCAAACTCCAGGAGGGCTGGGCCGGGACTGGGCCTCAGCAGAGCTCCTAGCAAATGGCATAGAACGAATTCATGGAATGATACGCAGGGgaacaggaaaggagagagtcctggggtgggggcaggacaggACTGCCACCCGTGGCCCTGCCTGAGAAGGGATTACCAGTCCGTGGCATCTTTGGGTTGGCCTTTGCCCCCAAGTCCGCAGTGACAGCCATAGGGCCAATAGGAGAAGATGGGTGTCTTCCCGGTTACTTGTTTGATCATCTTGTTCAGGTTCAAGATCCCGCCCTGGGTTGGCACCACACCTGCCAAAGGGTCCAGCAACAAAGAGAGGACATGAACGTCAGAGGTGGCCCGTGGACCACAGGCCTGGCACTTGGGCCCTGTTGGACCAAACCAGTGACCT
This window of the Ailuropoda melanoleuca isolate Jingjing chromosome 2, ASM200744v2, whole genome shotgun sequence genome carries:
- the PLA2G2D gene encoding group IID secretory phospholipase A2, whose protein sequence is MELPLLCALLVFAGVVPTQGGILNLNKMIKQVTGKTPIFSYWPYGCHCGLGGKGQPKDATDWCCQKHDCCYAHLRQHRCRVHTDHYDYNFSHGDIQCSNKMNWCEQQLCTCDKAVALCLKQNLDTYQRHLFYYWRPRCKGQTPMC